In the genome of Sphingomonas naphthae, one region contains:
- a CDS encoding phosphoglycerate kinase — MTSFKTLDDIGDVTGRKVLVREDLNVPMDGATVTDDTRLRAAAPTIAELSDKGAIVLVLAHFGRPKGERKPDMSLAMVTRPLEAVLGREVRFIDDCVGEDAAAAIATLKPGDIALLENTRFHKGEEKNDPALADEMAKLGDLYVNDAFSAAHRAHVSTEGLAHRLPAYAGRSMQAELEALEKALGKPEHPVMAVVGGAKVSTKLDVLKQMVTKVDHLVIGGGMANTFLAARGVDVGKSLCEHDLKDTALEILDAADKADCIVHLPYDVVVSKEFRANPPVRTINVHEVAADEMILDCGPAASEQIADALKTCRTLVWNGPLGAFEMAPFDTATMALARTTAALTKTGSLVSVAGGGDTVAAVNVAGVADDLTFVSTAGGAFLEWMEGRELPGVAALTA; from the coding sequence ATGACCAGCTTCAAGACGCTTGACGATATCGGCGACGTGACGGGCAGGAAGGTGCTTGTCCGCGAGGATCTGAACGTGCCGATGGACGGCGCCACCGTCACCGACGACACCCGCCTGCGCGCCGCCGCGCCGACGATCGCCGAACTGTCCGACAAGGGCGCGATCGTCCTCGTCCTCGCTCACTTCGGCCGGCCCAAGGGCGAGCGCAAGCCCGACATGAGCCTCGCCATGGTCACCCGGCCGCTGGAGGCGGTGCTGGGCCGCGAGGTGCGCTTCATCGACGATTGCGTCGGCGAGGATGCCGCCGCCGCCATCGCCACGCTCAAGCCGGGCGATATCGCGCTCCTCGAAAACACCCGCTTCCACAAGGGCGAGGAGAAGAACGATCCCGCGCTGGCCGACGAGATGGCGAAGCTCGGCGATCTCTACGTCAACGACGCTTTCTCCGCCGCGCACCGCGCCCATGTCTCGACCGAGGGCCTCGCCCACCGCCTGCCGGCCTATGCAGGCCGATCGATGCAGGCCGAGCTGGAGGCGCTGGAAAAGGCGCTCGGCAAGCCCGAGCATCCGGTGATGGCGGTGGTCGGTGGCGCCAAGGTCTCGACCAAGCTGGACGTCCTCAAGCAGATGGTCACCAAGGTCGATCATCTGGTGATCGGCGGGGGCATGGCCAACACCTTCCTCGCCGCGCGCGGCGTGGATGTGGGCAAGTCGCTGTGCGAGCACGACCTGAAGGACACCGCGCTCGAAATCCTCGACGCGGCGGACAAGGCCGACTGCATCGTCCACCTGCCTTACGATGTGGTGGTCTCGAAGGAATTCCGCGCCAACCCGCCGGTCCGCACGATCAACGTGCACGAGGTCGCGGCCGACGAAATGATCCTCGATTGCGGCCCCGCCGCCAGCGAGCAGATCGCCGACGCGCTCAAGACCTGTCGGACGCTCGTCTGGAACGGCCCGCTCGGCGCGTTCGAGATGGCGCCGTTCGATACCGCCACGATGGCGCTGGCGCGCACCACGGCGGCGCTGACCAAGACGGGCAGCCTCGTCTCGGTCGCGGGTGGCGGCGATACGGTGGCGGCGGTGAACGTCGCGGGCGTGGCGGACGACCTCACCTTCGTCTCCACCGCCGGCGGCGCCTTCCTGGAATGGATGGAAGGCCGCGAGCTTCCCGGCGTGGCAGCCCTCACGGCTTGA
- a CDS encoding MOSC domain-containing protein: MVEGRLIGIARHDRPRGEMETLDHAEVTTALGVVGDFRGAAKPGSKRKRQVTVMAAADWLAAVRELGVPLEWQVRRVNLLVEGLALPRVTGTLLRFAGGVVLEVTGECDPCSRMDTIAPGLKAVLTPDWRGGITTRVIADGPIALGDRVEIEWHDQLQDA, translated from the coding sequence ATGGTGGAAGGGCGTCTCATCGGCATCGCGCGGCACGATCGGCCGCGTGGTGAGATGGAGACGCTCGACCATGCCGAGGTGACGACCGCGCTCGGCGTCGTCGGCGATTTTCGCGGCGCCGCCAAGCCCGGCAGCAAGCGCAAGCGGCAGGTGACCGTGATGGCGGCGGCCGATTGGCTGGCGGCGGTTCGGGAACTCGGCGTGCCACTGGAATGGCAGGTGCGCCGGGTCAATCTGCTGGTGGAGGGGCTGGCCCTTCCGCGCGTGACCGGCACCCTGTTGCGCTTCGCGGGCGGCGTGGTGCTGGAAGTCACCGGCGAATGCGATCCGTGCAGCCGGATGGACACGATCGCCCCCGGCCTGAAAGCGGTGCTGACGCCGGACTGGCGCGGCGGAATAACGACGCGGGTGATCGCCGACGGGCCGATCGCCTTGGGCGACCGAGTGGAGATCGAATGGCATGACCAGCTTCAAGACGCTTGA
- the gap gene encoding type I glyceraldehyde-3-phosphate dehydrogenase: protein MTKVAINGFGRIGRLVARAILSRPDCGLDLVAINDLGDAKSNALLFKRDSVHGAWKGEVYADGTDLVVDGKRIKVTAERDPANLPHAADGIDIALECTGFFTDKDSAGKHLTAGAKKVLISAPAKNVDLTVVFGVNHDKLTAEHTIVSNASCTTNCLAPIAKVLNDVIGIERGLMTTIHSYTNDQRILDQIHSDMRRARAAAMSMIPTTTGAARAVGEVLPELKGKLDGSSIRVPTPDVSVVDLTFTPKRDTSVEEVNAALKAASESGPLKGVLEYVTDPLVSIDFMGNPHSSSVDSLETAVLEGKLVRVLSWYDNEWGFSNRMVDTAGVMAGLL from the coding sequence ATGACGAAGGTTGCCATCAACGGTTTCGGTCGCATCGGGCGCCTCGTCGCCCGCGCCATCCTGTCGCGCCCGGATTGCGGCCTGGATCTCGTCGCGATCAACGATCTGGGCGATGCCAAGTCGAACGCGCTGCTGTTCAAGCGCGATAGCGTCCACGGCGCCTGGAAGGGTGAGGTCTATGCCGACGGCACCGATCTCGTCGTGGACGGCAAGCGCATCAAGGTGACCGCCGAGCGCGATCCCGCCAACCTGCCGCACGCCGCCGACGGCATCGATATCGCGCTGGAATGCACCGGCTTCTTCACCGACAAGGATTCGGCCGGCAAGCATCTGACCGCCGGCGCCAAGAAGGTGCTGATCTCGGCGCCCGCCAAGAATGTCGACCTGACCGTCGTGTTCGGCGTCAACCACGACAAGCTGACGGCCGAGCACACGATCGTGTCCAACGCGTCCTGCACCACCAACTGCCTGGCGCCGATCGCCAAGGTGCTGAACGACGTGATCGGCATCGAGCGCGGCCTGATGACCACGATCCACAGCTACACCAACGACCAGCGCATCCTCGACCAGATCCACAGCGACATGCGCCGGGCGCGCGCCGCCGCCATGTCGATGATCCCGACGACCACGGGCGCCGCCCGCGCCGTCGGCGAGGTGCTGCCGGAGCTGAAGGGCAAGCTCGACGGCTCGTCGATCCGCGTGCCGACCCCGGACGTGTCGGTGGTGGACCTGACCTTCACCCCGAAGCGCGACACCAGCGTCGAGGAAGTCAACGCCGCGCTGAAGGCCGCGTCGGAAAGCGGCCCGCTCAAGGGCGTGCTGGAATATGTCACCGATCCGCTCGTCTCGATCGACTTCATGGGCAACCCGCATTCGTCGTCGGTCGACAGCCTGGAAACGGCCGTCCTCGAGGGCAAGCTGGTGCGCGTGCTGAGCTGGTACGATAACGAATGGGGCTTCTCCAACCGCATGGTCGATACGGCCGGCGTGATGGCGGGCCTGCTCTAA